One Kangiella geojedonensis DNA segment encodes these proteins:
- a CDS encoding SDR family NAD(P)-dependent oxidoreductase produces MKTAIIFGANGGIGHQFVEYCLAQYDHVFACTRQIQSFKTIEGQSKGKLHMMKLDPGSEKELQLFSEFLSGREFEVQLIINACGVLHNDSKDISPEKKIEDFNPNSFKEVISANALITPLIAKHLLHHLEAGAKAQKSTGLFASLSARVGSIGDNYLGGWYSYRASKAALNQLIKTLSIEASRRFKHCVVVAIHPGTTDTSLSKPFQANVPEEKLFSTEYAVSKMMNVLENTTLEDSGKFFAWDGKEIEW; encoded by the coding sequence ATGAAAACAGCGATTATATTCGGAGCCAACGGTGGCATAGGTCACCAATTTGTAGAGTATTGTTTAGCGCAATATGACCATGTGTTTGCTTGTACTCGACAAATCCAAAGCTTTAAAACGATTGAGGGTCAGAGTAAAGGCAAGCTTCATATGATGAAGCTAGATCCCGGTTCAGAGAAGGAACTTCAGCTATTTTCAGAGTTTCTCTCCGGTAGAGAGTTTGAAGTCCAACTCATCATTAACGCCTGTGGCGTATTGCATAACGACTCTAAAGACATCAGTCCCGAAAAGAAAATCGAAGACTTCAACCCAAACAGCTTTAAAGAAGTAATAAGCGCGAATGCTCTGATAACACCATTAATTGCGAAACACTTACTTCATCACTTAGAGGCAGGCGCTAAAGCACAAAAATCAACTGGGCTTTTCGCTTCCTTATCAGCACGGGTTGGAAGTATTGGCGACAATTATCTTGGCGGTTGGTACAGCTATCGCGCTAGTAAAGCAGCACTCAATCAGTTGATAAAAACCTTATCTATTGAAGCATCAAGACGATTTAAACATTGCGTTGTCGTAGCAATTCACCCCGGAACCACAGATACATCACTCTCCAAACCCTTCCAAGCAAATGTACCGGAAGAAAAGTTGTTTAGCACTGAATACGCTGTGTCAAAGATGATGAATGTTTTAGAAAACACCACGCTAGAGGATAGTGGCAAATTCTTTGCCTGGGATGGTAAAGAGATTGAGTGGTAA
- a CDS encoding P-loop ATPase, Sll1717 family, whose product MGGKLLEEIEDWKLEAKLENNNKYFFHTRVVNKVVEGKKSYVIGRKGTGKTAISEYLVSIKEDGYFAQKLTFKNFPFNKLYELSDDGYNEPNQYITVWKYLIYSTVCQMLSKNENVDLDSREKLEKLFNHDLTSALPNAVNEWTGFKFDIKVLGNGIGLGSEKKTSETKGADIAERVRVLEQFIEHKLGKETYVVLFDELDEDYKDIIDREKYKKYTDLLTSLFKAVQDIKAKFNRFKFYPVIFLRDDIYDILLDPDKNKWTDYKISLEWSRDNLKNLLAFRISRAVSLDSDGMNFQQAWSKVFKSGDVRYGNRGSKSMSIFNYITRCTQNRPRDFIRYLQICAELSLERGQDKVTPSIVKTVAKPFSNYLKTEMEDEIHGALPEIKKIFNLFTKLRKQTLNISEFEKIYNAEVSAENIPKRDYQFILEMLFMFSVIGNVTTQKNHQVFRYQNKDARLNMNEQICVHRGLYRALQIL is encoded by the coding sequence ATGGGCGGTAAGTTACTTGAAGAGATTGAAGATTGGAAGTTAGAAGCTAAACTAGAAAATAACAATAAATATTTTTTCCATACAAGGGTAGTAAATAAAGTCGTTGAGGGGAAAAAATCTTATGTGATTGGTCGAAAAGGAACCGGTAAAACTGCAATCAGTGAATATCTTGTTTCGATTAAGGAAGATGGATATTTTGCTCAAAAATTAACATTTAAAAACTTCCCCTTTAATAAGCTATATGAGCTATCTGATGATGGATACAATGAGCCAAATCAATATATTACGGTTTGGAAGTATTTGATATATTCTACTGTTTGTCAGATGCTCTCTAAGAATGAGAACGTTGACTTAGATAGCAGGGAAAAATTAGAGAAATTATTTAACCATGACTTAACCTCTGCACTCCCTAACGCTGTAAATGAATGGACAGGTTTCAAGTTTGATATAAAAGTATTAGGGAACGGTATCGGCTTAGGTTCGGAGAAAAAAACAAGCGAAACCAAAGGAGCTGATATTGCTGAACGGGTTAGAGTTTTAGAGCAGTTTATAGAGCATAAATTAGGTAAAGAGACATATGTCGTTTTATTTGATGAGCTAGATGAGGACTACAAAGATATTATAGACAGGGAGAAATATAAGAAATATACAGATTTGTTAACTAGTCTATTTAAGGCCGTGCAGGATATAAAAGCAAAATTTAATCGTTTTAAGTTTTATCCTGTAATATTTTTAAGGGACGATATTTACGATATCTTACTAGATCCTGATAAAAATAAATGGACTGACTATAAGATCTCGCTGGAGTGGAGTAGGGATAACTTAAAAAACTTACTGGCCTTTAGGATTTCTAGAGCAGTAAGTCTTGATAGTGATGGAATGAATTTCCAACAGGCATGGAGCAAGGTGTTTAAATCAGGAGACGTTAGGTATGGTAATAGGGGAAGCAAGTCAATGAGCATATTTAATTATATTACCCGCTGTACTCAAAATCGCCCCAGAGATTTTATTAGGTATTTACAAATTTGCGCGGAGTTATCTTTGGAGCGAGGTCAAGATAAGGTAACACCAAGTATTGTAAAAACTGTTGCGAAACCCTTTTCTAATTACTTAAAAACCGAAATGGAGGATGAGATTCATGGGGCTCTTCCTGAGATAAAAAAAATATTCAATTTATTTACGAAGCTTAGAAAGCAAACACTGAATATTAGTGAGTTTGAAAAAATTTATAATGCTGAAGTATCTGCTGAGAATATTCCAAAGCGAGATTATCAATTCATACTAGAGATGTTATTCATGTTTAGTGTAATTGGAAATGTTACGACTCAAAAAAATCATCAGGTGTTTAGATATCAAAACAAGGATGCAAGATTAAATATGAATGAACAAATTTGTGTGCATAGAGGGTTATATAGGGCTCTCCAGATTCTATAA
- a CDS encoding exopolysaccharide biosynthesis protein encodes MSEKRMGITEVLESVKDNAEGEDVELGEVVEHLEHRGFGPILLAPALVALFPTGAIPGIPSACGILIFLIAIQMAWGKKHPWLPNKLTAIGFSQEKLGKVIDKVCPYTKKIDRWFKPRLSILSEGVVKRLVALMCALAGLIMIPLELVPFAVMLPAFAIVLAAVGLSTEDGIVISIASLIMLGSFYLLYVNYIQ; translated from the coding sequence TTGTCTGAAAAACGCATGGGTATCACAGAGGTTTTAGAGTCCGTTAAAGACAATGCTGAGGGTGAGGATGTCGAGCTTGGAGAAGTCGTAGAGCATCTAGAGCATCGTGGTTTTGGTCCTATATTATTAGCTCCAGCCTTGGTCGCTTTGTTTCCGACAGGCGCTATTCCAGGGATACCCAGTGCATGCGGTATTCTCATCTTCTTAATTGCGATTCAAATGGCTTGGGGTAAAAAACACCCTTGGTTACCCAATAAGCTCACGGCTATCGGCTTCAGCCAAGAAAAGCTTGGAAAAGTTATCGATAAAGTCTGTCCATATACTAAGAAAATTGATCGTTGGTTTAAGCCTAGGTTATCGATTCTGTCTGAAGGGGTGGTGAAGCGCCTTGTGGCCTTGATGTGCGCTTTAGCGGGGCTGATTATGATTCCGTTAGAGCTGGTTCCTTTTGCGGTGATGCTGCCTGCGTTTGCAATTGTGTTAGCTGCCGTTGGACTCAGCACTGAAGACGGCATAGTTATTTCTATCGCCAGCCTGATTATGCTGGGTTCATTCTATCTGCTATATGTTAATTATATTCAGTAG
- the prpF gene encoding 2-methylaconitate cis-trans isomerase PrpF yields the protein MSATFSPQIRIPATYMRGGTSKGVFFNLTDLPEEAQVPGPARDALLLRVVGSPDPYGKHTDGMGGATSSTSKTVILSKSDIADHDVDYLFGQVSIDKPFIDWSGNCGNLTAAVGSFAINSGLVDAERIPENGHAEVRIWQANIEKTIIAHVPITNGQVQETGDFILDGVTFPAAEVQVDFLDPAGEGSMFPTGNLIDDLEVPNIGTFKATMITAGIPTIFLNADEINFNGKTYNGTELQEAINNDDEALEMFETIRAHGAVKMGLIENIEEAANRQHTPKVAFVAKPADYVSSSGKNISASDIDLNVRALSMGKLHHAMMGTAAVAIATASTIPGTVVNLAAGGGDRQSVIFGHPSGTLKVGAETELQNGQWIAKKVFMSRSARILMEGSVRVPGDCF from the coding sequence ATGTCAGCAACATTTTCTCCTCAAATCAGGATTCCGGCCACTTACATGCGCGGCGGAACCAGTAAAGGTGTTTTCTTTAACCTAACCGATTTGCCAGAAGAGGCGCAGGTGCCGGGGCCAGCGCGTGATGCTTTGTTATTGCGTGTCGTGGGGAGTCCTGATCCTTACGGTAAACATACTGATGGTATGGGTGGCGCAACGTCGAGCACCAGTAAAACAGTGATCTTGTCGAAAAGCGATATCGCGGATCATGATGTGGATTATTTATTCGGTCAGGTTTCTATCGACAAGCCTTTTATCGATTGGAGTGGTAACTGCGGCAACTTAACTGCAGCGGTGGGCTCGTTCGCCATTAACAGCGGTCTCGTCGATGCTGAGCGTATTCCTGAAAATGGTCATGCTGAAGTTCGTATCTGGCAAGCCAATATCGAGAAAACCATCATTGCGCATGTACCGATTACCAATGGTCAGGTGCAAGAAACCGGCGACTTTATTCTCGATGGCGTGACGTTCCCAGCAGCAGAAGTGCAGGTCGACTTTCTCGACCCAGCTGGTGAAGGTTCAATGTTTCCAACGGGTAACCTAATTGATGACTTAGAAGTGCCAAACATTGGTACCTTCAAAGCCACCATGATTACCGCGGGTATTCCAACCATTTTCTTAAACGCCGACGAAATCAACTTTAATGGCAAAACCTATAACGGCACCGAGTTACAGGAAGCCATTAACAACGACGACGAAGCTTTAGAAATGTTTGAGACGATTCGAGCGCATGGCGCAGTGAAGATGGGCCTTATCGAAAACATCGAAGAAGCCGCGAACCGTCAGCACACGCCAAAAGTTGCTTTTGTCGCTAAACCAGCGGACTACGTATCTTCTAGCGGTAAAAACATCAGCGCCAGCGATATCGATCTCAATGTACGCGCCTTGTCTATGGGCAAGCTCCACCACGCCATGATGGGCACCGCTGCAGTAGCAATCGCTACGGCCTCAACCATTCCAGGCACGGTAGTGAACTTAGCCGCGGGTGGCGGCGATCGCCAAAGTGTGATCTTTGGACATCCGTCAGGCACCTTAAAAGTCGGCGCAGAGACTGAGCTGCAAAATGGTCAATGGATCGCTAAAAAAGTTTTTATGAGTCGTAGTGCCAGAATCTTAATGGAAGGCTCTGTACGAGTGCCAGGGGATTGTTTTTAG
- a CDS encoding pseudouridine synthase — translation MKSGKVFWRDNDRDCEDSNRAIDEMTLFQPNKTLGYYREVTKEPQIPFEETIVEHNDHFLIAHKPPFLPVMPGGVFVNECLQERLIQRTGIKELQAIHRLDRDTAGLVMFSTNPETRGDYHQLFSQQRIHKKYQAITHVPTSLSMVGKQWHIKNYLTRGKPKFRFINSNDPSQGQYAESLIECLEQNYDHALFKLSPITGRTHQLRLHMMEIGYPILNDRFYPELQPKEKDNFQKPMQLLAKTLQFIDPVDKQERAFSSPFSLTLS, via the coding sequence ATGAAGAGTGGCAAGGTATTCTGGCGAGACAATGATCGTGATTGTGAAGATAGCAATCGAGCTATTGATGAAATGACACTTTTCCAGCCCAATAAAACGCTAGGCTATTACCGAGAAGTCACGAAAGAGCCACAAATTCCCTTCGAAGAAACGATCGTCGAGCATAATGATCACTTTCTTATTGCACACAAACCACCTTTTTTGCCCGTGATGCCCGGAGGGGTTTTCGTCAATGAATGTTTGCAGGAACGGCTCATACAACGCACAGGGATAAAAGAGCTGCAGGCTATACATCGCCTAGATCGTGACACCGCTGGATTAGTCATGTTCTCGACCAACCCCGAAACACGCGGTGACTACCACCAATTGTTCAGTCAGCAGAGAATACATAAAAAATACCAAGCAATAACTCATGTACCGACTTCACTTTCAATGGTTGGAAAACAGTGGCATATCAAAAATTATTTAACTCGGGGCAAGCCTAAATTTCGCTTTATTAACAGTAACGACCCGTCTCAGGGGCAATATGCAGAGTCGTTGATTGAATGTTTAGAGCAAAACTACGACCACGCCTTATTTAAACTTAGTCCCATCACAGGACGCACGCACCAATTACGCTTGCATATGATGGAGATTGGTTACCCTATTCTTAACGATCGCTTCTACCCTGAGTTACAGCCGAAAGAAAAAGATAACTTTCAAAAACCCATGCAGCTTCTAGCAAAGACGTTGCAGTTCATCGACCCAGTGGACAAACAAGAGCGAGCATTTAGCTCCCCCTTCTCACTAACTTTGTCGTGA
- a CDS encoding DUF6694 family lipoprotein — translation MKKITYLLIACAMTLLLTACGAPTIDASSEKAMQESMEEITKDMTEAEKTEFGMAIMAVSMKVAMSNMGNPEKAEEAVQEALDGKTAEEVIEMSKE, via the coding sequence ATGAAAAAAATTACTTATTTATTAATTGCTTGTGCAATGACTTTGCTTTTAACAGCATGTGGCGCACCGACTATTGATGCTTCGAGCGAGAAGGCGATGCAAGAATCCATGGAAGAGATCACCAAAGATATGACTGAAGCTGAGAAAACCGAGTTTGGTATGGCTATCATGGCTGTTTCGATGAAGGTTGCTATGTCAAATATGGGTAACCCAGAAAAAGCTGAGGAAGCTGTTCAGGAAGCCTTAGACGGAAAAACTGCGGAAGAAGTTATTGAAATGAGTAAAGAATAA
- a CDS encoding NAD(P)/FAD-dependent oxidoreductase: MSPLYPDTYYAATRNQTITSDGFIDNLEVETCIVGGGYAGLMTALGLVERGHTNIAIVDKHGIGYGCSGRNGGLVFAGYSLGAKALVKQVGLEQAKVLYQFTQGAVSLIRRRVVQYTINCDLVDKGALWANWFKDQSILRDEQNFMRDTIGVKWDYIPPDELNGILKSNQYHGALFEPNAMHFHPLNYALGIAKELQKQGVKIHQECEVLDINYQSPTKQIKTSQGTIKAKNVVLAGGGYIGDLFKPVSSSILPIATYVMTTEPLGDRLTNAINTDSAVYDTRFAFDYYRPLRDTRILWGGRIHARKAKPKDLNHMLKRDMLKVFPQLEGVKVDYDWHGWMAYARHQMAQIGEVAPNVWYNTGFGGHGVAPTTAAGEIVAAAITGENDHYKHFQPWGLPWNGGVFGPSAAQLSYWWYQLKDWWKEKAE; this comes from the coding sequence ATGAGCCCCCTCTATCCCGATACCTATTACGCCGCTACTAGGAACCAAACCATCACCAGTGATGGGTTTATCGACAATCTAGAAGTCGAAACCTGTATCGTTGGCGGTGGTTACGCGGGGCTAATGACAGCCTTAGGCTTAGTCGAACGTGGTCATACTAATATCGCCATCGTGGATAAGCATGGTATCGGCTACGGATGCTCTGGACGAAACGGTGGTTTGGTGTTTGCAGGTTATTCGTTAGGCGCCAAAGCTCTGGTGAAACAAGTCGGCCTTGAGCAAGCAAAAGTGCTGTATCAATTTACCCAAGGCGCTGTCAGTCTCATTCGACGACGCGTGGTTCAATACACCATTAATTGTGACTTAGTGGATAAAGGCGCTCTCTGGGCAAACTGGTTTAAAGATCAATCCATTCTGCGCGACGAACAAAACTTTATGCGCGACACCATAGGCGTTAAGTGGGACTATATTCCACCCGACGAATTAAACGGCATCTTAAAAAGCAACCAGTATCACGGCGCTTTATTTGAACCGAACGCGATGCACTTCCATCCGCTTAACTACGCACTTGGAATCGCCAAAGAACTACAGAAACAAGGCGTCAAAATACATCAAGAATGTGAAGTGCTGGATATCAATTACCAAAGCCCCACCAAACAAATTAAAACTTCGCAAGGCACCATCAAAGCCAAAAACGTGGTACTCGCCGGTGGCGGTTACATTGGTGATTTATTTAAACCGGTGTCCAGCTCGATTTTACCTATCGCCACTTACGTCATGACCACAGAGCCGCTCGGCGATCGTTTAACCAATGCGATCAACACAGATTCAGCAGTCTATGACACCCGCTTTGCTTTTGATTACTACCGTCCGCTAAGAGACACTCGAATACTGTGGGGCGGTCGCATTCACGCCAGAAAAGCTAAGCCCAAAGACTTAAACCACATGCTGAAGCGAGACATGCTCAAAGTGTTTCCGCAACTTGAAGGGGTTAAAGTCGATTACGACTGGCATGGTTGGATGGCTTACGCTAGACACCAGATGGCACAAATCGGTGAGGTCGCGCCGAACGTTTGGTACAACACAGGGTTTGGTGGCCACGGCGTAGCACCAACCACAGCAGCAGGTGAAATCGTTGCCGCAGCAATTACCGGCGAAAACGATCACTACAAGCATTTCCAACCTTGGGGCTTACCCTGGAATGGTGGCGTCTTTGGCCCCAGCGCCGCACAACTCAGTTACTGGTGGTATCAACTTAAAGACTGGTGGAAAGAGAAAGCAGAATAA
- a CDS encoding Vgb family protein → MFRRYLVFPAVVSSLLFVSGLAFSSVAGGSEAEKPSVKDASSLPSLLELEPYEVEWGGRPRDPAVAPDGMVWFCGQAGNYIARLNPETGAMKQFSVPEGSHPHNLIVASDGGVWYAGNQNGHIGRIDPKTGDIKQFPMPEEIKDPHTLVFDSDENIWFTAQHSNVIGHLDVESGEVRFVKGTKKGSRPYGIKLNSQGVPWVVMVGTNKLATVDPETMALKEVDIPREKARPRRMEITSDDSVWYVDFNRGYLGQYNPETEKFTEWLSPNGHDSQPYGTVLDSEERIWFAETGPYPNVMLGFDTGAKAFVSKTIVESGGSVRHMYYDEAKNEFWFGVDTGFIVRGQPN, encoded by the coding sequence ATGTTTCGTCGTTATTTAGTTTTTCCTGCGGTGGTTTCTTCACTGCTGTTTGTATCTGGTTTAGCTTTTAGTTCGGTGGCGGGTGGCTCCGAAGCTGAGAAGCCTTCAGTTAAAGACGCTTCGTCTTTGCCGTCATTACTAGAGTTAGAGCCGTATGAGGTCGAGTGGGGTGGTCGTCCGCGTGATCCTGCGGTGGCGCCTGATGGTATGGTGTGGTTTTGTGGTCAGGCGGGTAATTATATTGCTCGGTTGAATCCTGAGACGGGCGCTATGAAGCAATTTTCGGTTCCTGAAGGTTCGCATCCGCATAATTTAATCGTGGCGAGTGATGGAGGCGTTTGGTACGCGGGCAATCAGAATGGTCATATCGGTCGTATCGACCCTAAGACTGGCGATATTAAGCAGTTCCCAATGCCTGAGGAGATTAAAGATCCCCACACCTTGGTGTTTGATTCGGATGAAAACATTTGGTTTACCGCGCAGCATTCGAACGTTATTGGGCATTTAGATGTTGAATCGGGCGAGGTGCGTTTTGTGAAGGGCACTAAAAAAGGCTCGCGTCCTTATGGCATTAAGCTGAATTCACAAGGTGTGCCTTGGGTTGTGATGGTAGGTACTAACAAATTGGCGACGGTTGACCCTGAAACCATGGCGTTGAAAGAAGTGGATATTCCGCGTGAAAAAGCGCGCCCACGTCGTATGGAGATAACTTCAGATGATTCAGTGTGGTATGTGGACTTTAATCGTGGCTATTTAGGGCAATATAATCCTGAAACCGAGAAGTTTACGGAGTGGTTATCGCCAAACGGTCATGATAGCCAACCTTACGGTACTGTGCTTGATAGCGAAGAACGTATTTGGTTTGCGGAAACTGGGCCTTATCCTAACGTGATGTTGGGTTTTGATACGGGGGCTAAAGCGTTTGTTAGTAAAACGATTGTCGAGAGCGGTGGCTCAGTTCGTCACATGTATTATGACGAAGCCAAAAACGAATTTTGGTTTGGTGTGGATACTGGTTTTATTGTGAGAGGCCAACCTAACTAA
- a CDS encoding flavin reductase family protein encodes MMLSAGAIQNLDRKFRLNLINSITGVKPANMIGTVSSDGETNLAIISSVVHLGSDPALVGFVTRPTEEIPRHTYQNILDTTYFTINHVSAEYIKNAHYTSTKFPREISEFKECGFSEEYLDDFKAPFVKESLIKIGVKYRQQLPIELNGTRLMIGEIQTIIFPDDAVNEKGYMDLEGFNNVGIGGLNQYYSLKKIGEFPYARLGDEPDFD; translated from the coding sequence ATGATGTTATCGGCTGGAGCGATCCAAAATTTGGATCGAAAGTTTAGACTTAATTTAATTAACAGTATTACTGGCGTCAAACCTGCCAACATGATTGGTACTGTCTCGTCTGATGGTGAAACCAACTTAGCCATCATTAGTTCGGTGGTACATCTTGGTAGCGACCCAGCGTTAGTGGGTTTTGTGACTCGGCCTACTGAAGAGATTCCCCGACATACTTATCAGAACATATTAGATACCACTTATTTTACTATCAATCACGTCAGTGCTGAGTACATAAAAAACGCTCACTACACCTCAACAAAATTTCCTCGAGAGATCTCTGAATTCAAGGAGTGTGGTTTTAGTGAAGAATATTTAGATGACTTTAAAGCTCCTTTTGTTAAGGAGTCTTTGATCAAAATAGGAGTGAAATACCGTCAGCAACTACCGATTGAATTAAATGGAACACGATTAATGATAGGAGAGATTCAAACCATTATATTTCCTGACGATGCGGTTAACGAAAAAGGCTACATGGATTTAGAAGGATTTAATAATGTCGGTATTGGTGGCTTAAATCAATACTACAGTCTTAAGAAAATTGGGGAGTTCCCTTATGCTAGGCTTGGTGATGAACCGGACTTTGATTAA
- a CDS encoding bifunctional 2-methylcitrate dehydratase/aconitate hydratase, producing MSSTVESNVRPEPDAELVRIAEYVAEYTVESDEAMTTARYCLMDTLGCGLLALRYPECTKHLGPLAPGTVVPNGARVPGTQFEMDPVKAAFDIGCMIRWLDYNDTWLAAEWGHPSDNLGGILAIADFLSRQSIAEGYAPLTMQTVLEAMVKAHEIQGVLALDNSFNRVGLDHVILVKVASTAVITHMMGGSRDDIIDAVSQAFVDGQSLRTYRHTPNTGSRKSWAAGDATSRAVRLAMMTLTGEMGYPSALSAKTWGFYDVSFDGKPFSFQRDFGSYVMENILFKISYPAEFHGQTAVEAAIELQDKVADKLDDIERIELTTHESAIRIISKEGELHNPADRDHCIQYMVACGLLFGELNADHYEDDVAKDSRIDALRDKMTLQENKDWSKDYHEPSKRSIANAVQVFFKDGSSTDKVIVEYPLGHRRRREEGIPVLIEKFKKNVYTRFPKRHGEEIIDLCLDEEALLNTPVNEFMNLLVI from the coding sequence ATGTCAAGCACAGTTGAGTCGAACGTACGCCCAGAACCTGATGCAGAGTTAGTTCGCATTGCGGAATATGTCGCTGAATATACCGTGGAGAGCGACGAGGCAATGACGACTGCTCGCTATTGTCTGATGGATACGCTTGGGTGTGGCTTGCTAGCTTTGCGCTACCCTGAGTGCACAAAACATCTAGGGCCACTAGCACCCGGAACTGTAGTGCCAAACGGTGCGCGAGTGCCGGGCACCCAATTTGAGATGGATCCTGTCAAGGCGGCTTTTGATATTGGCTGCATGATTCGTTGGCTTGATTACAACGATACGTGGCTAGCGGCAGAGTGGGGGCATCCCTCGGATAACCTTGGTGGTATTTTAGCCATTGCAGACTTTTTAAGTCGTCAGTCGATCGCCGAAGGATACGCGCCGCTGACCATGCAAACCGTTTTAGAGGCAATGGTGAAAGCTCATGAAATTCAGGGCGTGTTGGCGCTGGATAATAGTTTCAACCGAGTCGGTTTAGATCACGTGATTCTAGTCAAAGTCGCTTCCACAGCGGTAATCACGCACATGATGGGTGGTAGCCGCGACGACATTATTGATGCCGTGTCTCAGGCTTTTGTCGATGGTCAGTCGCTTCGGACTTACCGTCATACCCCTAACACAGGCTCTAGAAAGTCTTGGGCAGCAGGAGATGCGACGTCGCGTGCGGTGCGGTTGGCGATGATGACGCTGACGGGCGAGATGGGGTATCCCAGTGCGCTAAGCGCTAAAACTTGGGGTTTTTATGATGTGTCGTTTGACGGCAAGCCGTTTAGTTTTCAGCGTGACTTTGGCAGTTATGTGATGGAAAACATTTTATTTAAGATTTCCTATCCGGCTGAGTTTCATGGACAAACCGCGGTCGAAGCGGCTATTGAGTTGCAGGATAAGGTTGCTGATAAACTTGACGACATCGAACGAATCGAATTAACAACTCATGAATCCGCGATACGAATTATTTCCAAAGAGGGTGAGTTGCATAATCCAGCGGATCGCGATCATTGTATTCAATACATGGTGGCCTGTGGCTTATTATTTGGTGAATTAAACGCTGATCATTATGAAGATGATGTCGCTAAAGATTCGCGAATCGATGCTTTGCGTGACAAGATGACGCTTCAAGAAAATAAAGACTGGTCAAAGGATTATCATGAGCCGAGTAAGCGCAGCATTGCTAACGCGGTTCAAGTGTTTTTTAAAGACGGCAGCTCTACCGATAAAGTCATCGTTGAATACCCTCTCGGTCATAGAAGGCGTAGAGAAGAGGGGATTCCTGTCTTGATAGAAAAGTTTAAGAAGAATGTCTATACGCGCTTTCCTAAAAGGCATGGCGAAGAAATTATTGATTTATGCCTAGATGAAGAAGCGTTACTGAATACTCCTGTTAACGAGTTTATGAATTTGTTGGTGATATAA